Proteins encoded by one window of Strix aluco isolate bStrAlu1 unplaced genomic scaffold, bStrAlu1.hap1 H_2, whole genome shotgun sequence:
- the LOC141919152 gene encoding LOW QUALITY PROTEIN: uncharacterized protein LOC141919152 (The sequence of the model RefSeq protein was modified relative to this genomic sequence to represent the inferred CDS: inserted 2 bases in 1 codon), translating into MYPLVKTEYVYEDDSDNCPHVITKEDPFTATKLAKLRQDFARTAKESETEYVWRVSLSGGXILLSEKETEGFWGLGVFLTTGDCRSPWSLTQRAAYWAGGLNPLERGDPLAITGTVDQLVESVQKAACFQMMYDRELKPNQGSPMMMPVDSERMTPLIRALPDSVKPTGIQLQGKIQNTPNAERMMAALEGIVTPDHRRPGRKVWTWGEVAQELINFGRKYGPVGGSSQRTETRFVWVAEQISGPQSSMRKGQGSESPRGHNSGRERPLTRQALWQLGLQKGIPRDLMGGLPTQKLEQLTLGGADWGKVGGGKLDPPPPKGEENPVNTMVAIGSFQMNLLGIDVLKGAREGITPVLEELRKQGVVVPTHSPFNSPAWLVQKTKWQMEIDNRL; encoded by the exons ATGTATCCactggttaaaacagagtatgtgtacgAGGACGATAGCGATAACTGCCCTCACGTTATCACCAAAGAGGACCCATTTACAGCAACCAAATTGGCAAAGCTGAGacaagattttgcaaggactgcaaaagaatcggagacagagtatgtgtggagagtgtcctTGTCAGGAGg aattttgttgtcagagaaagaaacagaaggattttGGGGTCTGGGTGTGTTTCTAACTACCGGTGACTGCCGATCCCCGTGGTCATTGACTCAGAGAGCTGCGTACTGGGCgggagggctgaaccccttggagaggggggatccccttgccataacaggtacagtggatcagttagtggaaagtgtgcagaaggcagcctgtttccagatgatgtatgatcgAGAGCTCAAGCCCAACCagggctccccgatgatgatgcctgtggactcagagaggatgactcccctgatacgaGCACTTCCTGACTCCGTGAAACCCACTGGCATTCAACTACAAGGGAAGATTCAGAACACTCCCAATGCAGAAAGAATGATGGCCGCTCTGGAGGGGATAGTGACCCCTGACCATCGACGGCCTgggaggaaagtatggacatggggagaggtagcccaggaattgattaattttgggagaaaatatggccctgTTGGTGGATCGTCCCAAAGAACCGAAACCAGGTTCGTATGGGTTGCAGAGCAAATTAGTGGGCCACAATCATccatgaggaagggccaaggctCGGAGTCACCCCGAGGTCACaattctgggagagagaggcCCCTAACTCGACAGGCACTGTGGCagctagggcttcagaaaggcattccccGGGACTTGATGGGTGGACTCCCGACtcaaaaattagaacaactt ACCTTGGGAGGAGCTGACTGGGGAAAAGTAGGTGGCGGGAAACTAGACCCTCCGCCCCCCAAAG GAGAGGAAAACCCTGTCAACACCATGGTGGCCATAGGATCTTTTCAGATGAATCTTTTAGGTATAGATGTTTTAAAGG GAGCAAGGGAGGGAATTACACCAGTTCTGGAAGAACTGAGAAAACAAGGGGTTGTGGTCCCCACTCACTCCCCCTTCAACTCTCCAGCATGGCTGGTCCAAAAAACCAAATGGCAAATGGAGATTGACAATAGACTATAG
- the LOC141919153 gene encoding LOW QUALITY PROTEIN: SITS-binding protein-like (The sequence of the model RefSeq protein was modified relative to this genomic sequence to represent the inferred CDS: inserted 1 base in 1 codon): MTTAQSVAVLPSRASHLPFFVQMSPLHSDWSHVGLKGLIPSVLHXSFLGYNFFIPDAVGGSLAGDIPEDPELYMQWLQIVMFLPVMAFGTPPWLCCNACVLNLTRQCIQRHRDFVVPLLKYSEEWLSSRYPIFWLAWWLSPMDPTAFTVKDEFLIGDEVLVAPITEKGQTWQDIYLTGEGHLWMDINTVRIFDGGTVLRNYSASLAEVPVLVKTS, from the exons ATGACTACAGCCCAGAGTGTGGCTGTGCTGCCGTCAAG AGCCAGTCACCTCCCATTCTTTGTCCAGATGAGCCCGCTGCACTCGGACTGGAGCCACGTGGGGCTGAAGGGGCTTATTCCCTCCGTGCTGC TAAGCTTCTTAGGCTACAACTTCTTCATCCCCGATGCAGTAg GAGGGAGCCTGGCCGGTGACATCCCAGAGGACCCGGAGCTGTACATGCAGTGGCTGCAGATCGTGATGTTCCTCCCCGTGATGGCCTTCGGCACGccgccctggctctgctgcaacGCCTGT GTACTGAACCTCACCCGGCAATGCATACAGAGGCACCGGGATTTCGTTGTGCCACTTCTAAAATACAGTGAGGAATGGCTCAGTTCCAGGTACCCTATCTTCTGGCTGGCGTGGTGGCTCAGCCCCATGGATCCAACCGCTTTCACCGTAAAGGATGAATTTCTCATTGGAGATGAG GTCCTGGTTGCCCCAATAACAGAAAAAGGGCAAACATGGCAAGATATCTACCTAACTGGAGAAGGGCACCTATGGATGGACATCAACACTGTCCGCATCTTTGACGGAGGCACCGTGCTCAGGAATTACTCTGCCAGCCTTGCAGAGGTCCCAGTTCTTGTAAAGACCTCCTAA